A genome region from Pseudomonas anguilliseptica includes the following:
- a CDS encoding MFS transporter, with translation MHRQVLILAAAQALFQVASIMVMTIGALAGSQIASSPTWATLPIATMFLGTAVMVFPASLWMVRVGRRVGFLYGSLLGVAGGLIAALGISQASLPMLAFGTFLVGAYQAFAQFYRFAASEVADAAFRPRAISLVMAGGVVAALAGPTLARLGGPIQQPEYLGSFLILAVVSLLATGVLLGLHMPADEPAHSERGAGRPWRQIVAQPTYRVALFGAATGYGIMILAMTATPLAMLHHDHGLGSAATVIQLHVLGMFLPSFITGSLIVRFGVLRIMLIGVLLFIGHILLTLTGTGFSSFASALILLGVGWNFMYIGGTTLLTSTYTPAEKGSAQAINDMTIFAVGLACSFGAGGLLHVLGWKTLNLVLLPWLALAAAALMWLGVKHAPTVR, from the coding sequence ATGCACCGCCAGGTTCTTATCCTGGCTGCTGCGCAGGCCCTGTTTCAGGTCGCCTCCATCATGGTCATGACCATCGGTGCACTGGCTGGCAGCCAAATCGCTTCATCGCCCACCTGGGCCACCCTGCCCATCGCCACAATGTTTCTGGGCACGGCGGTCATGGTCTTCCCGGCATCCCTGTGGATGGTGCGAGTGGGTCGTCGCGTTGGCTTTTTGTACGGCTCGCTGCTGGGTGTGGCCGGTGGCCTGATTGCCGCGCTGGGCATCTCTCAGGCGTCGCTGCCCATGCTTGCCTTCGGCACCTTCCTGGTCGGTGCTTACCAGGCCTTTGCCCAGTTCTATCGCTTCGCCGCCAGTGAAGTGGCCGACGCGGCATTCCGACCACGCGCCATTTCCCTGGTCATGGCCGGCGGTGTGGTCGCCGCCCTGGCTGGCCCGACCCTGGCGCGCTTGGGTGGGCCCATTCAGCAGCCGGAGTACTTGGGCTCGTTCCTGATTCTCGCTGTGGTATCGCTGCTGGCCACTGGCGTTCTGCTGGGCTTGCACATGCCAGCTGACGAGCCAGCGCATAGCGAACGCGGCGCAGGTCGCCCTTGGCGGCAGATTGTGGCGCAGCCAACTTACCGCGTTGCCCTGTTCGGCGCGGCCACCGGCTACGGCATTATGATTTTGGCCATGACCGCCACGCCGTTGGCGATGCTGCACCACGATCACGGGCTGGGTTCCGCCGCCACTGTGATCCAACTCCACGTGCTCGGCATGTTCCTGCCCTCGTTTATCACCGGCAGCCTGATTGTCCGCTTCGGCGTGCTGCGCATCATGCTGATTGGCGTGCTGCTGTTTATCGGCCACATCCTGCTCACCCTGACCGGCACCGGCTTTAGTTCCTTCGCCAGCGCCCTGATTCTGCTCGGTGTGGGCTGGAACTTCATGTACATCGGCGGCACCACCCTGCTGACCAGCACCTACACCCCGGCCGAAAAAGGTAGCGCGCAAGCCATCAACGACATGACGATATTCGCCGTCGGGCTGGCGTGCTCCTTCGGTGCAGGTGGCTTGCTCCACGTCCTGGGCTGGAAAACCCTGAATCTTGTCCTGCTGCCCTGGCTGGCCCTGGCCGCTGCCGCGCTGATGTGGCTCGGCGTCAAACACGCGCCTACCGTGAGGTAG
- a CDS encoding TagA domain-containing protein — MPSSTQVWYNSADGNYRKPRLFGVPVFTILGGYDPVANSAVLYPALRGNWGQVYDLPAPNDAAATKQCWLKVDFGGGASQRIAVAPLRMGSNANKLHINLAQAEQPLAATLQCREAPGDNPVDLASLAITQGLPAMPAPVVVGREERFKALFNEERPKLQAALEAIANQPVLALTGDARLLYDSYAEQTDRLSATAQQVMQRLKSQEERALRLNRWLDAHGAQLVSSDAARTALDALLVTLQFDQRPLLPARQSFTMNNGNCVRAELKEGVWSPYVAAKAQCTGAVDEQWLVDASGRIRSVAQPSKCLTATNDISLSDCDALRDTQAWDFAALPQLKYAERCVDLSQGFLTNGRGKLILYGCTGGANQKWFGFSLNDHALLPLLKSRNLVNFIDYAQRRDTVPSL, encoded by the coding sequence GTGCCGAGCTCGACTCAGGTCTGGTACAACAGCGCCGATGGCAATTACCGCAAGCCACGTCTGTTTGGGGTGCCGGTTTTCACTATCCTCGGCGGCTATGACCCGGTGGCCAACAGTGCCGTACTCTACCCGGCGCTGCGTGGTAACTGGGGCCAGGTGTATGACCTGCCTGCCCCCAATGACGCAGCGGCCACCAAGCAGTGCTGGCTGAAAGTGGATTTTGGCGGCGGTGCCAGCCAGCGCATCGCTGTTGCCCCACTGCGCATGGGCAGCAACGCCAACAAGCTGCATATCAACCTGGCGCAGGCCGAGCAGCCGCTGGCGGCTACCCTGCAGTGCCGCGAAGCGCCGGGTGACAATCCGGTTGATCTGGCCAGCCTCGCCATTACCCAGGGCTTGCCCGCCATGCCGGCTCCCGTAGTGGTGGGCCGCGAGGAGCGCTTCAAGGCGCTGTTCAACGAAGAGCGGCCGAAGCTGCAAGCGGCGTTGGAAGCGATTGCCAATCAGCCTGTGCTGGCCCTAACCGGCGACGCTCGCCTGCTCTATGACAGCTATGCCGAGCAAACTGATAGGCTCTCGGCGACCGCTCAGCAGGTGATGCAGCGGCTGAAAAGTCAGGAGGAGCGTGCATTACGTTTGAACCGCTGGCTTGATGCCCATGGCGCGCAACTGGTGAGCAGCGATGCCGCGCGAACTGCCCTCGACGCGCTACTGGTAACCCTGCAGTTTGATCAGCGCCCCCTGCTCCCGGCGCGACAAAGCTTCACCATGAACAATGGCAACTGTGTGCGCGCAGAGCTGAAGGAGGGTGTGTGGAGCCCCTACGTAGCGGCCAAGGCGCAGTGCACCGGTGCTGTTGATGAGCAGTGGTTGGTCGATGCCAGCGGGCGTATTCGCAGCGTTGCACAGCCGAGCAAATGCCTGACGGCAACCAATGACATCAGCCTCAGCGACTGCGATGCGCTGCGCGATACACAAGCCTGGGACTTTGCTGCCCTGCCCCAGTTGAAGTACGCCGAGCGCTGTGTGGACCTGTCCCAGGGCTTCCTCACCAATGGTCGCGGCAAGCTGATCCTGTACGGCTGTACCGGTGGGGCCAATCAGAAGTGGTTTGGCTTTTCGCTGAATGACCACGCGCTGCTGCCGTTGTTGAAGAGCCGCAATCTGGTGAATTTTATCGACTACGCACAACGGCGAGACACCGTGCCGAGCTTATGA
- a CDS encoding flavin monoamine oxidase family protein encodes MSMQTARVAIVGAGLSGLYAAYLLEQRGIRNYVVFEARPEVGGRIVSVAPAGASSQERFDLGPSWFWPGYQRQLDRLVHDLGLKRFEQFEAGDMVMERSAKGPLTRSPGYLNAPPSMRLMGGMAALTDALHQRLDVTRIRTGHKVTHLHRVNNHVQLHSVDASGSSTTWCVEHVLLALPPRLAETSIAFTPVLPKVLARQWQATATWMAPHAKYVAIYERPFWREQGLSGEARSVRGPLGEIHDASIPGGSAALFGFLGVPASMRQTVSEEQLRRLCRVQLERLFGPEVAKPTAEFLKDWAQEPFTTTVADQQGAAQHAQVPMPTADAGPWFGYLTGIGSEWSPQFPGYVAGAIEAASMGVQALLLRTEGAPT; translated from the coding sequence ATGAGCATGCAAACAGCACGTGTGGCCATCGTCGGCGCAGGGTTGAGTGGGCTATATGCCGCCTACCTGTTGGAGCAGAGAGGCATCCGCAACTATGTGGTGTTTGAGGCGCGCCCAGAGGTCGGCGGGCGTATTGTCTCCGTCGCGCCAGCCGGTGCGTCATCGCAGGAGCGTTTCGATCTGGGCCCGTCCTGGTTTTGGCCGGGTTATCAGCGCCAACTTGATCGCCTTGTCCACGACTTGGGCCTGAAGCGGTTTGAGCAGTTTGAGGCGGGCGACATGGTGATGGAGCGCTCAGCCAAAGGGCCGCTCACGCGTTCCCCGGGTTACTTGAATGCCCCGCCGTCGATGCGGCTGATGGGCGGTATGGCGGCGTTGACCGATGCGTTGCACCAGCGTCTGGATGTGACGCGGATCAGGACCGGGCACAAGGTGACCCATCTCCATCGCGTGAATAACCATGTGCAATTGCACAGTGTCGATGCCTCGGGCAGCAGCACCACATGGTGCGTGGAGCATGTGCTGCTGGCCCTGCCGCCGCGTCTGGCGGAGACCAGCATCGCCTTTACGCCTGTGTTGCCTAAGGTGTTGGCGCGGCAATGGCAGGCCACCGCGACGTGGATGGCCCCTCACGCTAAATACGTGGCCATCTACGAGCGACCTTTTTGGCGCGAACAGGGCCTGTCTGGTGAAGCGCGAAGCGTTCGTGGCCCGCTGGGCGAAATTCACGACGCCTCAATCCCGGGCGGCAGTGCGGCGCTGTTTGGCTTTCTCGGCGTTCCAGCCAGCATGCGCCAAACCGTGAGCGAAGAGCAGTTGCGGCGGCTTTGCCGGGTGCAACTCGAACGACTGTTCGGCCCGGAGGTGGCCAAGCCCACAGCCGAGTTCCTCAAGGATTGGGCGCAGGAACCGTTCACAACCACTGTGGCCGACCAGCAGGGCGCTGCCCAGCATGCGCAGGTACCCATGCCCACGGCTGATGCAGGGCCGTGGTTCGGCTACCTAACGGGCATTGGCAGCGAGTGGTCGCCTCAGTTCCCCGGCTACGTTGCCGGAGCCATTGAGGCCGCGAGCATGGGTGTACAGGCGCTGTTGCTGCGCACCGAAGGTGCTCCGACATGA
- the hmpA gene encoding NO-inducible flavohemoprotein, with amino-acid sequence MLTPAQTTLIKATVPLLESGGEALTRHFYQMMLSEYPELRALFNQAHQASGGQQRALANAVLMYARHIDRLEALGPLVGQIVNKHVSLQILPEHYPIVGSCLLRAIREVLGEEIATDAVIDAWAVAYGQLADILIGAEEAAYSANANAEGGWRGARSFRLSRKVQESEEIVSLYLVPADGGALAAFKPGQYIGLRLLLDGGEQRRNYSLSALGNGREYRISVKREVGGKVSSYLHDQLQVGDSLELFAPAGNFVLRESAKPLVLISAGVGITPALSMLEAARDTGRDIHFIHCARHAGVHAFRDWVEAQRAERPQLRHYVCYSEPREGDAGDAEGLLSLEQLAEWLPEQRDLDAYFLGPKPFMAQVKRHLHSLGVPAAQSHYEFFGPASALDS; translated from the coding sequence ATGTTGACCCCTGCCCAAACCACTCTGATCAAAGCCACCGTACCCCTGCTGGAAAGCGGCGGCGAGGCCCTGACCCGGCACTTCTACCAGATGATGCTGAGCGAGTACCCCGAGCTGCGCGCGCTGTTCAATCAGGCGCACCAGGCCAGCGGCGGCCAACAGCGTGCGCTGGCCAATGCGGTGCTGATGTATGCCCGGCATATCGACCGGCTGGAGGCGTTGGGGCCGCTAGTAGGACAGATCGTCAACAAGCATGTGTCGCTGCAGATCCTGCCCGAGCATTACCCGATTGTCGGCAGCTGCCTGCTGCGGGCGATTCGTGAAGTGCTGGGTGAGGAAATCGCCACCGATGCGGTGATCGATGCCTGGGCCGTGGCCTACGGGCAGCTGGCGGACATCCTTATCGGTGCCGAAGAGGCCGCTTATAGCGCCAACGCCAATGCCGAGGGTGGCTGGCGCGGCGCGCGCAGTTTCCGCCTGAGCCGCAAGGTGCAGGAAAGCGAAGAGATCGTTTCGCTGTACCTGGTGCCGGCCGACGGCGGCGCGCTGGCGGCCTTCAAACCCGGTCAGTACATCGGCCTGCGTCTGCTGCTGGACGGCGGCGAGCAGCGCCGCAACTACTCGCTGTCGGCCCTGGGCAATGGCCGCGAGTACCGCATCAGCGTCAAGCGCGAGGTGGGCGGCAAGGTCTCCAGTTACCTGCATGACCAGCTGCAGGTTGGCGACAGTCTGGAGCTGTTCGCCCCGGCGGGAAATTTCGTCCTGCGCGAGTCGGCCAAGCCGCTGGTGCTGATCAGCGCCGGCGTCGGCATCACCCCGGCGCTGAGCATGCTGGAAGCGGCGCGCGACACGGGCCGTGATATTCACTTTATCCACTGCGCGCGGCACGCCGGTGTGCATGCCTTCCGCGACTGGGTGGAGGCGCAGCGCGCCGAGCGTCCGCAGCTGCGTCACTACGTGTGCTACAGCGAGCCGCGTGAGGGTGATGCGGGCGATGCCGAAGGCTTGCTCAGTCTGGAGCAGCTGGCTGAGTGGTTGCCCGAGCAGCGTGATCTGGATGCCTACTTCCTCGGCCCCAAGCCGTTTATGGCGCAGGTCAAACGCCATCTGCACAGTCTCGGTGTACCGGCGGCGCAGAGTCATTACGAGTTCTTTGGCCCAGCCAGCGCGCTGGATAGCTAA
- a CDS encoding zinc-binding dehydrogenase, with translation MSLKKHYGAMQIARPGVLQWVQRQTPMPARGEVLIEVEACGICGADVADIERADPALQPPRVPGHEVVGRIVALGSHTPSIWRIGQRVGVGVGVGRLGGYCGECSQCRQGQFQLCQQQPFVGSSCDGGYAEMMIARATGLVSIPDELSSEEAAPILCAGIATFNALKKCGAQAGDSVVILGIGGLGHMAVQYARRMGFKVVAVGRGADIADEALALGAHLYIDSQQTDAASTLQRMGGAQAIVTTVGHADSVAALMPGLAPQGRLVLLGAGKDPLPVSAGHLVVGERSVLGSITGSPYENEKTLNFSVLAGVRPMIEVMPLEQANEAYQKMKSGDVKFRMVLSMTRASPAP, from the coding sequence ATGAGCCTGAAAAAACACTATGGCGCCATGCAAATTGCCCGCCCCGGCGTGCTGCAATGGGTGCAGCGACAAACACCGATGCCGGCGCGCGGCGAAGTGCTGATTGAGGTGGAGGCCTGCGGTATTTGCGGGGCGGATGTCGCTGACATCGAACGGGCCGATCCTGCCCTGCAACCACCGCGCGTACCGGGCCATGAAGTGGTTGGCCGGATCGTTGCGCTGGGCAGTCATACTCCGTCGATCTGGCGCATCGGTCAGCGTGTCGGTGTCGGTGTCGGTGTCGGGCGTTTGGGTGGTTATTGTGGTGAATGCAGCCAATGCCGCCAGGGACAGTTTCAGCTGTGCCAGCAGCAGCCTTTTGTCGGTTCCAGCTGTGATGGTGGCTACGCCGAAATGATGATCGCGCGCGCCACGGGGCTGGTATCGATTCCCGATGAGCTGAGTTCGGAAGAGGCCGCGCCGATCCTCTGCGCCGGTATCGCCACCTTTAATGCCCTGAAGAAATGCGGCGCACAGGCCGGTGACAGCGTCGTCATCCTGGGTATCGGCGGGTTGGGGCACATGGCCGTGCAGTACGCGCGTCGCATGGGGTTCAAGGTGGTCGCCGTGGGGCGCGGCGCGGATATTGCCGACGAGGCACTGGCGCTCGGGGCGCACCTTTACATCGACAGTCAGCAGACTGATGCCGCCAGCACGCTGCAGCGCATGGGCGGCGCGCAGGCCATCGTCACCACCGTCGGCCATGCCGACAGCGTTGCGGCGCTGATGCCGGGGTTGGCCCCGCAAGGACGGCTGGTGCTGCTCGGTGCCGGCAAGGACCCACTGCCAGTTTCGGCTGGGCATCTTGTTGTCGGCGAACGCAGCGTCTTGGGCTCCATCACCGGCTCGCCTTATGAGAACGAGAAAACCCTGAACTTCAGTGTGCTGGCTGGGGTGCGCCCGATGATTGAGGTCATGCCGCTGGAGCAGGCCAACGAGGCCTACCAGAAGATGAAATCTGGCGACGTTAAATTCCGCATGGTCCTCAGCATGACGCGCGCGTCGCCAGCGCCATGA
- the gabD gene encoding NADP-dependent succinate-semialdehyde dehydrogenase, whose protein sequence is MQLKDTQLFRQQAYIDGTWLDADNGQTIKVNNPATGEIIGTVPKMGAAEARRAIEAADRALPAWRALTAKERAGKLRRWFELLMENQDDLGRLMTLEQGKPLAEAKGEIAYAASFIEWFAEEAKRVYGDVIPGHQPDKRLIVIKQPIGVTAAITPWNFPAAMITRKAGPALAAGCTMVIKPASQTPFSALALVELAHRAGIPKGVLSVVTGSAGEVGGELTSNPIVRKLSFTGSTEIGRQLMAECAKDIKKVSLELGGNAPFIVFDDADLDKAVEGALISKYRNNGQTCVCANRLYIQDGVYDAFAEKLAAAVAKLQIGNGLDEGTTTGPLIDNKAVAKVQEHIADALSKGARLLAGGKPHALGGSFFEPTILVDVPSSAAVAKEETFGPLAPLFRFKDEAEVITMSNDTEFGLASYFYARDLGRVFRVAEALEYGMVGVNTGLISNEVAPFGGVKASGLGREGSKYGIEDYLEIKYLCLGI, encoded by the coding sequence ATGCAACTGAAAGACACCCAGCTGTTCCGTCAGCAGGCTTATATCGACGGTACCTGGCTGGACGCCGACAACGGCCAGACCATCAAGGTCAACAACCCAGCCACCGGTGAAATCATCGGTACAGTGCCAAAAATGGGCGCCGCAGAAGCCCGTCGCGCCATCGAGGCGGCCGACCGTGCGCTGCCGGCCTGGCGTGCGCTGACTGCCAAGGAGCGTGCAGGCAAGCTGCGCCGCTGGTTCGAACTGTTGATGGAAAACCAGGACGACCTCGGCCGCCTGATGACTCTGGAGCAGGGCAAGCCGCTGGCCGAAGCCAAGGGTGAGATTGCCTATGCAGCGTCCTTTATCGAGTGGTTCGCCGAAGAAGCCAAGCGCGTTTATGGCGATGTAATCCCAGGCCACCAGCCGGACAAGCGCCTGATCGTTATTAAACAGCCAATCGGCGTGACTGCCGCCATTACTCCGTGGAACTTCCCCGCGGCGATGATCACCCGTAAAGCCGGCCCGGCCCTGGCCGCTGGTTGCACCATGGTGATCAAGCCGGCCTCACAGACACCGTTCTCCGCCCTGGCCCTGGTCGAGCTGGCGCACCGTGCCGGCATTCCAAAAGGTGTGTTGAGCGTGGTCACCGGCAGCGCCGGCGAAGTCGGCGGCGAGCTGACCAGCAACCCGATCGTGCGCAAGCTGAGCTTCACCGGCTCCACCGAGATCGGTCGCCAGCTGATGGCCGAATGCGCCAAGGACATCAAGAAGGTGTCTCTGGAACTGGGCGGCAACGCGCCGTTTATCGTGTTCGACGATGCCGACCTGGATAAGGCCGTCGAAGGCGCGCTGATCTCCAAATACCGCAACAACGGCCAGACCTGCGTGTGCGCCAACCGCCTGTACATTCAGGACGGTGTGTACGACGCCTTCGCCGAAAAACTGGCCGCCGCCGTAGCCAAGCTGCAGATCGGCAACGGTCTGGATGAAGGCACCACCACTGGCCCGCTGATCGACAACAAGGCCGTGGCCAAAGTGCAGGAACACATCGCCGACGCCCTGAGCAAAGGCGCGCGCCTGCTCGCTGGTGGCAAGCCGCATGCCCTGGGTGGCAGCTTCTTCGAGCCGACCATTCTGGTCGACGTGCCATCGAGCGCCGCCGTGGCCAAGGAAGAAACCTTTGGCCCGCTGGCGCCGCTGTTCCGTTTCAAGGACGAGGCCGAAGTGATCACCATGTCCAACGACACCGAATTCGGCTTGGCCTCGTATTTCTATGCCCGTGACCTGGGTCGAGTGTTCCGTGTGGCGGAAGCCCTGGAATACGGTATGGTCGGCGTCAACACTGGGTTGATCTCCAATGAAGTCGCGCCGTTCGGTGGCGTGAAAGCCTCGGGCCTCGGCCGCGAAGGCTCGAAGTACGGCATTGAGGATTACCTGGAAATCAAATACCTCTGCCTGGGCATCTAA
- the gcvA gene encoding transcriptional regulator GcvA, which produces MKLPVHLNALRAFDASARHQSFSAAAAELNVTPAAVGQLVRTLEDWLGTPLFHRTSSGKVRLVATETAERALPDIRAGFDRLALGLERLREGSTTGVLTVTVSPAFAGKWLLPRIESFYAAWPDMDVRLDTNLKPVDFAAQRVDIGVRYGPGNWPGLVAEKLLDEEVYPVCSPNLLTDKQRLQTPGDLTRETLIHDLSMDSHTDFPTWETWLQKAGVTAASSARGMKINNSAAVLQAAIDGHGVALARSVMARDDVGAGRLVRLFPLVEFASALAYYVVYRPECASLPRLQAFRDWLLEMAAR; this is translated from the coding sequence ATGAAACTTCCCGTGCACCTCAACGCTTTGCGCGCATTTGACGCAAGCGCACGCCATCAGAGCTTTTCCGCGGCAGCGGCCGAGCTGAACGTCACGCCCGCCGCCGTCGGCCAACTGGTTCGCACGCTGGAAGACTGGTTGGGCACGCCGCTGTTTCATCGCACCAGCAGCGGCAAGGTTCGCCTCGTTGCCACGGAAACGGCCGAACGCGCCCTGCCGGACATCCGCGCGGGCTTCGACCGCCTGGCCTTGGGGCTGGAGCGGCTGCGCGAAGGTTCGACCACCGGTGTTTTAACCGTCACCGTGAGCCCGGCTTTCGCCGGCAAGTGGTTGCTGCCGCGCATTGAGAGCTTTTATGCCGCCTGGCCGGATATGGATGTGCGCCTGGATACCAACCTCAAACCGGTGGATTTCGCCGCGCAGCGCGTGGACATCGGCGTGCGCTACGGGCCTGGCAACTGGCCGGGGCTGGTCGCTGAAAAACTGCTGGATGAAGAGGTCTACCCGGTCTGCTCGCCCAACTTGCTGACCGATAAGCAGCGCCTGCAAACGCCGGGCGATCTGACGCGCGAAACGCTGATTCACGACCTGTCGATGGACAGTCATACGGATTTTCCGACTTGGGAAACGTGGCTGCAAAAAGCCGGGGTGACCGCGGCGAGCAGCGCGCGCGGGATGAAAATCAACAACTCGGCAGCGGTGCTGCAAGCGGCGATTGACGGGCATGGTGTGGCGCTCGCCCGCAGCGTGATGGCGCGCGATGACGTGGGGGCGGGTCGCTTGGTGCGGCTATTCCCGTTGGTTGAGTTTGCCTCGGCGCTGGCCTACTACGTGGTGTACCGGCCGGAATGCGCCAGCCTGCCGCGACTGCAGGCGTTTCGTGACTGGCTGCTGGAAATGGCAGCCCGCTAA
- a CDS encoding cupin domain-containing protein — MLVNADFSRRAVVAPQQYQWITSPQQGIERMMLDRLGGEKARATSLVRYAPESDFPVHAHPGGEEILVLAGTFSEEDGHYPAGWYLRNPPGSSHRPYSHEGAIIFVKLWQMSADDEQRVRIDTQDPDNWHEEDGREVCPLFVSAHEQVSLQRLAGGEVLFSAPVKGAELLVLSGELLADGQVYQGGSWMRLPHGQPPVIVAGSQGVTLYLKTGHLAATAQLI, encoded by the coding sequence ATGCTCGTCAATGCCGATTTTTCGCGTCGTGCCGTCGTCGCGCCACAACAGTACCAATGGATAACCTCTCCTCAGCAGGGTATCGAGCGCATGATGCTGGACCGACTTGGCGGTGAAAAAGCCCGTGCGACTTCCCTCGTGCGCTACGCGCCTGAGTCGGATTTCCCCGTGCATGCGCACCCCGGTGGTGAAGAAATTTTGGTGCTTGCCGGGACCTTTTCCGAAGAAGACGGGCACTACCCGGCCGGCTGGTATTTGCGTAATCCGCCTGGGTCTAGCCATCGGCCATACAGCCATGAAGGCGCGATCATCTTCGTCAAACTCTGGCAGATGAGTGCGGACGATGAGCAGCGTGTGCGTATCGATACGCAAGACCCCGACAACTGGCATGAAGAAGATGGCCGCGAGGTGTGCCCACTGTTTGTCAGCGCCCATGAACAGGTCAGCTTGCAGCGTTTGGCGGGCGGTGAGGTGCTGTTCTCTGCGCCGGTAAAAGGCGCGGAGTTGCTGGTGCTAAGCGGTGAATTGCTGGCCGACGGGCAGGTTTACCAAGGCGGCAGTTGGATGCGCCTGCCGCACGGTCAGCCCCCGGTGATTGTCGCTGGCAGCCAGGGCGTCACGCTCTATTTGAAAACGGGCCACTTGGCCGCAACGGCGCAGCTGATATGA
- a CDS encoding M66 family metalloprotease, producing the protein MLRVSLLLLALVNLTGCLDLGGGGGGSSGGGNSTGSRPPATEPPVAPPVEPPVVPPPVTPPVIPPVEPPVVAPPPAETFPEPSAAVVDEVNAQSFYDVAADGLPRPVRNDLTGDLAAMLQFVQSHSVDPQGNEAKNMPRLTSEREALLLVTPLPTEPLPQQLRVQVTVDGDLKGELLLSEPDRLPRADRTGADGRPDVVYSRRAWSAVLPWDWVRPGMSLQVIDERGRRGERSAAAFDFAAPAELLVQSIRLGMLTTPPTGNGHWFRARTAQAATEYFQTVPVARLVASYYEDVTLDRVMVGSGVIYDTASALNGDVYSGDMRENTAKSTFSTGINLANWGVTSAGMSSHPQPQLTQSAVAHHAAGNYANGIQSHGLSGGNGILTLYSSVGNEFSHEIGHHYGIGHYPGEKDGNYFWAVHHHDSGWGYIAYRKRMRANLLWARNKSAAMSGTPVFADAYAFAPDAMSGGDFTSALSSYTHYTGYSTKN; encoded by the coding sequence ATGCTGCGTGTAAGCCTGTTATTGCTGGCGCTGGTTAATCTGACAGGCTGCCTGGATCTGGGGGGCGGCGGTGGTGGCAGCAGTGGCGGCGGTAATAGCACTGGCAGTCGTCCGCCGGCGACTGAGCCACCCGTTGCGCCGCCCGTCGAACCTCCGGTTGTGCCGCCGCCCGTCACGCCGCCAGTGATACCTCCAGTAGAGCCGCCGGTGGTTGCGCCACCGCCTGCTGAGACCTTTCCCGAGCCGTCCGCGGCGGTGGTTGATGAGGTCAACGCGCAGAGTTTCTACGATGTTGCGGCAGACGGCCTGCCGCGCCCGGTGCGCAATGATCTGACGGGTGATCTGGCGGCCATGCTGCAGTTCGTGCAGAGCCATTCGGTCGATCCGCAGGGTAATGAGGCGAAGAACATGCCGCGCCTGACCAGCGAGCGTGAGGCGCTTTTGCTGGTCACCCCGCTGCCGACTGAGCCGCTGCCGCAACAGCTGCGTGTGCAGGTGACGGTGGACGGTGATCTCAAGGGTGAGCTGCTACTGAGCGAGCCGGACAGGCTGCCCAGGGCGGATCGCACCGGGGCGGATGGTCGCCCTGATGTTGTCTATTCACGGCGCGCCTGGTCTGCCGTGTTGCCTTGGGATTGGGTCCGGCCGGGGATGAGCCTGCAGGTTATCGATGAGCGTGGGCGGCGTGGCGAGCGCAGTGCTGCGGCCTTCGATTTTGCCGCGCCGGCCGAGTTGCTGGTGCAGTCGATTCGCTTGGGCATGCTGACCACGCCGCCGACCGGTAATGGTCACTGGTTTCGCGCACGCACTGCTCAAGCCGCTACCGAGTACTTCCAGACCGTGCCTGTGGCCCGTCTGGTGGCCAGCTATTACGAAGACGTAACGCTGGATCGGGTGATGGTCGGCAGCGGCGTTATCTATGACACGGCGAGTGCGCTGAACGGCGATGTTTACAGCGGCGATATGCGCGAGAACACCGCTAAATCGACCTTCAGCACCGGGATCAATCTGGCCAACTGGGGTGTGACCAGTGCGGGCATGAGCAGCCACCCGCAACCGCAATTGACGCAGAGCGCGGTGGCGCATCATGCCGCCGGTAATTATGCCAATGGCATACAGAGCCATGGTTTGAGCGGTGGCAATGGCATCCTCACGCTTTACAGCTCGGTGGGTAATGAGTTCAGCCATGAAATCGGCCACCACTACGGCATAGGCCATTACCCGGGCGAGAAAGACGGCAACTATTTCTGGGCCGTGCATCATCACGACAGTGGCTGGGGCTATATCGCCTACCGCAAGCGCATGCGTGCCAACCTGCTCTGGGCGCGCAACAAGAGCGCGGCCATGAGTGGTACGCCGGTGTTTGCCGATGCCTATGCATTTGCGCCTGATGCCATGTCCGGCGGTGACTTCACCAGTGCGTTGTCCAGCTATACCCATTACACCGGCTACAGCACCAAGAACTAG